The genomic DNA TGTTTGAATGAGCATGGAGGAAATTTACAACTAGTGATTctgatgtaaataaaaaaaaagtcagttacTTCATCAACTGAATCAGTTCAGACGATCCACAATAAATTGTCCTGGCAAAGagtgtcaaaacaaaaaagttccatttgaactttgaactcaATACTGTTGTGACTACTGGGATTAGGTTATTGGCAAACTGTAAACTAATCAACTGGAAAACAATGACCCAGCTACAATGTAATTTGTTGCTGTGATGTGGAATTAATCTAAATAACCCTTACTCTGAATCTAAGCTGTGAGGTTCAATAATATTGGAATGCATACACTGAGACCTAATGCTTTTAACTGCTGATTAAGGCAGCGGTGCTTAGGACTCAAAGCTCTTTGGATGAGGGAGAGTCATGTCTGGGTCAAGTCTGAAACCAAATGGGCTTTTCTCGCCCCCTGCAGGTTGGTCCAGTGCAGCACTACAAGAGTGGGGCTCCTTTATGCGGTTGGCCATCCCTAGTACACTGATGTTGTGCTTTGAATGGTGGATCTATGAGATTGGAGGCTTCCTTGcaggtgtgtttatgtttatatcatgtatgagtgtgtgaatgtgtgtgtctatgtgtctctgtgtgtgcgcacactgATTTATGAGcgggtttgtgtgtgcgtgtgtgtatgtgtctgtgtgtgtgtgtggggggggggggggggtatggtatgcatgcatgcgtgtgtgtgtgtgtgtgtgtgtgtgtgtgtgtgcatgtgtgtatgcatatgtgtctgtttgcatgcgAGAGAATTGTTTTACTCTCAGATTTAAATGCTTCTCTCACTATCAGTTTTATAAACTTTTCTTGAacctatttttctttttttttgttcattcatatgACTCAGCCCTCTCACCCTTTTCTAAATTCCAACCATGTGCCTTACCCTTTACACATGCTCTCATGCTAGTACATGtacacacccctctctccctctcttctaaTTGGTAGGTATGCTGGGGGAGGTGGATCTGGGAGCACAACATGTCCTACTGGAACTTGGGGCCATCACTTACATGGTGAGAGGTGTTAGATAAGGTTAATATTCTCCTCTTTCTGTATTCATTTACACTCATATAATCCAGACATGGACTATAGCCTGTTAGTCATTCATTATTATGCCGTTAGCTTCAACActacttgtgtgtatgtgtatgtatgcgtctGTTATAAAAATCATTTGTGACCCCTGTCCATAGTTTCCGATGGGGGTGCATGCCGCGGCTTGTGTCCGAGTGGGAAATGCACTGGGGGCAGGGGATACTGCCAGGGCCCTAATCACCAGCAAAGTAACTTTGGCCATAGTAGGTCAGTCAAAAGGCTGTCACTTCCCAGACATATTCTCTCACAAGCACTGATAAGCtgccacacatacactcatccTTAGAATATATATTATGAATCCTTTTTAAGTTTGACCAAATACAACCTGGCATGAAAAAATAGCAATGGATGATACACCATTCAAAGtgcttcattattttttaatttaatccaCTGCTGAATTTTCCCAAAAATATTTATACTGTTAAAAGCCATGTAATGTTGagtttatctgtctttttctttcaccgCAGGTTTGATGGCAGTGGTTCAAGGGATTATTCTTGCTCCCACAAAATCTGTGGTGGCCTATATTTTTACAAATGATGTGTAAGTCTGTACATACATTCCTCTTTGATCCACAAAATATAGTGGGGCATCCTTAATTATGCATTCATTTGCTTGGTCGTATCAAAATTGGTTATATGCAGATTATGCATAATTTtcctgtgtatttttgtgtgttcccCTTTAAGACACATAGTGGAGATTGTTTCTACAAGTTTGACACTCTACATCTTCATACAGTTCTTTGACGCTCTTGTGGTGAGTTGAAAGCTCATCTCACATGCAATTATCAGACAGAGATATTTCAGTCCTCTAACTTGACGTAAATCAATTGTTCACCAAATAGCTTTTCAGATAATATTTTACTCAAGTGGATTACCTTGGTTTGCAATGAAGCagcaacatttgttttttttttaaaaaagacaaaaacattgaCGTCATGCTCATGTGATGGTTCCATAGTTTGCAGAGTTCGGTAAATCAAAAGACAGTCATGCATTACAGAATTTCATCTTTGCGATGATGATATAATGGAAAAGATATGGCTTTGATTCTGATAACCTCGTGCAAGTAAAGCATTACGCATTTTTAGTAGTGCCCTATGACTCACAACACACTTCTCCTTGATGACAGTGGTTTAATGAACATTGGGAAGTCTCATTCATCTTTATGACACCATGACCTTTGTTGTCCTGTTGAACTGCTTGCTCCTTTCTGTCCTGTTGCACCATAACGTTTTATTGTCTGTGTCATgttttgtgtacagtgtgtgggCTCAGGGATTCTTCTGGGTTGTGGCAAGCAGAAGATAGCAGCTGTAACCAACCTGATCTGTTACTACTGCATAGGGCTGCCATTAGGAGGATCACTGATGTTTCCCGCTGGCCTGAGAATATTCGGTacttcttgtttttttaatactttatttATATCTCTCCCATTCTATCAAACAGTCTGGAATCATGAGTCAGGAATGATGGGAAATGAAGGGTCTGCATCCTTGCAAGTTTGTTTAGTCTGTTTGACTCCTTGCAATCTGATTGTTTTGTCAAACGTTGTTTCGCGATTATTTTCCATCAGTCCACCTGAATATGATACAGTTTTGTAGCAGGCTTCCATGAGAAAcccattaccccccccccccccgggcttGTAAAGATATAAAGCTATAAAGATGAGTGTCTACTTTGAtcagtgatttgtttgttttgttttgttttttcagtatcAGTATTACTCAGGTTTTCATCACTTAAATTAGCAACATCCATGATTCagacttcagtttttttttgtgtgtgtgtatttacacagaTTATATTTATGGCTATTTTTGATTAACACGTCTCCAATGGTAGACCTGGTGAAGCGGTTCACCTGAAAATAGGTAACAGTTTACTTTGTCATTCCACTTTTCAGCTCAAGGAAGTGAATTGTCGTCGGTGTAATTCTTAGCAGAGAAAGTATGAGCCACCACACAAGCAGCGctttgtgtttgaaaacaaGCGTGTTGAAGGAAAAACACGAAGTTAGAATGTGGATATAgtaaatgttttcatgtttttcatttttttctgcaatCACAGCAACACATTTGACACATTGTGCCTTGATtagtttttctattttttatgcAATGACTTAAAGACAGTATTTAGATGACAATCAAACATAGCAAATCTTCAAGCTCAGCatgtgaaaggaaagaaaaaaaacccctgaaattTTCTCATTCTGCATGTTTAGTAGGACAGTGTGAACAAATTTAAGGAGCTCTCTTGAACTCTCTTGACTCTCTTTGAAGATATTTGctggtgaaaaagaggaaaagtaaCACTCAGTTTTTTGAAGTGTGGAGGATTTATTAAGTATGATTCACTGTGCACTCAGGCACAAGGTAATTTAAGACCACTGgcacagttttttgttttcctcatgtcAGATGGTGGTCGCTAACATTGTTAgcactctgtttcttttcctccaaGGTCTGTGGCTGGGCCTATTGGTCTGTGTCACTCTCCAAGCCTGCTTCTTCATCACCCTCATCTTCAAACTCAATTGGGAGAAGGTTACAGAGGAGGTAGGGTACTCTGAATGAGCAGTGAAAATTTGGTCTAAGATTTTGTAATGTAAACTACACTTGTAATCAAGTTGTTTTGTACATTGGAATCCCAAGACTTTGAAATACAACCTGACAGCTGGGAAAAAATCTTGACTTGTCAAAGCCTACCATCTTTTGGATCTGTGATATGTAATATTAGAAATGTAATATTAGCATTGTCAACATTGTAGTAACTTAAATCTCTATTGATTTAACAGCATTGAGATTCAAACCAAGCGTCTTGTGTCACTGAGAAGCcaataacatgttttaatgaCATTATTATTTCTCAATGTCCCTGACCTGTGAAACTGATTAGATAGACTATAACAAGACAATTTATTAGGTAAGCATATacagctgattaaaaaaaaaaggaaaaaggaaatgatCTGAAactagtgtgtgtttgtcatgtatACAAATACTGACCTGTAGTTCTTTCTCCCATCATAATTGCTTGATTTACGAAGTTTTCCTAATCTGCGGTCACTGTGATTTTGTGGGGGTAGAGACATTATAAAAGAGAAGACCACTTAGTGACCTCTGTCTCAGAGAAACCACACTAAGGAATGTTTACCAATTTCTATAACTTAATATCATCTCTCCAGGCCGTGCGGCGTGCAGGACGGAATCACAAGGTCACATTCGTGGGACAGAACGTGCCAAACAGGCAGTTGGTGATAGATGCTGTGGTCCCTGAGAACATGAATGTCTCAGAGAATGTATCAGACACTGGAGCCTCTGTGAGTCTGTACAGTCCTCCTTGGTTTTTACATTTGTCAGTAGGACAAGTCtgaacagtttgtttttgcCTTAACTGTacccagagaaaaacaaagtaaagGCCAGTACTGCTTTTGCTGCTACCTTTTCTATAATGGAAGCTGTATGGAAAGGTATATTTTagatcacaaaacaaaatcttcCATTGTTGACCTAGCGGTTAACACAGCAGTTACTTTGCTAAGAGTGAAACAGGCAAAGAGCTACACAAAAATGCttatgtttatttctgtcataaAATTTCCTGAAGATAATTTCaagtttgttttacattttagtgTTGTAATTACTCGCTAGGGAGTGCTTATGTAAACGGTTTTATAGTAACAGTTCATGATTCACGCTTCATTTTGTAAAACTTTTTGTAAAAAAATTCCTTCACTTTGTAAAAACACAATATGGTGAACTGCTTCTTTCACATGCAGCCTAAactctgttttatgttttcacttttatttatgttttcatttttaatatttatatcaTTATTCAGGGTCAAAAAGCAAGCAATGGCACTAAATCTGCTGGATACACACCGGTATGTGCTCAAGATGAGGGTGGAGCAGAGAGTGGCAAGGCTGGTGTGCAAGATGAGGCTGAGGAAGGGCAGTGTAAAAGCCAGCTCTCCATCACCCAGCTGGTTTGCAGGAGAGGACTTACCATGGTGGCAGCATTGCTGATCCTGATTGCTGGGGTCACAGTCCACTTGTTCTGCCCTCTGCCAGATGTCTACAAGCAGCGTACTGCACTGGACATTGGAAACTCCACTACCCCAGCAACGATTCTTAACTCGACATTAAGCTAACTCATTTATAAAACTGTGAACATATTTCTGtgatctctttttctcccacggggaaacatgtaaatattttagAACCAAATTAAAACCACACAATGTGTCTGCAAGTGTATAAAATCCACTGTGAAATGGACGCTGACTCAATTAGTATTGGCAAAGCTCTTCGCACAATAgattgttaattttttttctttttttcatgtgtttttccttcttttttttttttaatttgtcatctTCAAAGTGTATCAATTTAGTAAGTATTGGTGCTTAACATGGCTTTTGAATGTTGCCATTAGTATCTGCAAGAGACTTAATGTACTTTAGTTCTCCTGAACTTACATTCTGTTTCCTGCAACATTTTATATATCGTCCTTCTTTTTGACctatcaaattaaaaaaagtaatttcTGATTGTGTTTTCTTATGATGAGTTGAAAACATGTTATTGGCCAGGCATtgctaaaaatgttttttatacTGTTTGGCTGTTGATTATTACAATGTTGTTATTATTCATGTTTATTGTGAAACAAACTCAATCCATCAGAAACACACtacatgttaaaaaagaaagttgaGTATTCATACAATTATGAGATGTGTAATTATTTGAAGCAAAGCAAGACAGCACTCTGTGCTGCATGTATACGCTTATGCCCAGAGTGTATCTCTTTTCAGTGAACACTTGCTGTGATTATTCTTGTTGGGTGTCAGCAAATACAgcaagaaacagagggaaatagAAGTGTTTTTCCTTCCAGTCTGGtaacattcacacatttattataagacaatatttaaaatgtacctGCAGTGGCTATATCAGGCTTATCCAAATAAgacaagttctttttttaaaaagaccatTTTAAAAATGCTCTCCCAGTCAGTATCTTTGTCCATACATTCCTCCACCGATATCTGCACAAAGTGCATAATCATTTTAAGGCAAAGGAATATACAGACCCAGTTCATTTGCGCCAGTTTGTTTGAACTATGGATATCCAAAGTGATGAAACAATATTGCTACATAAGCAGTCTTTCAATGCTTTTAGTATTCATTTGGATTCCATTATAGGCAGTGTATGGTTCTCCTAGTACAATTACTATTCCATAAGGTGTGCCCTTGTGCAACAAGCTCCTCTTTTCTATACTACAATAATTTTGAATGTTATGGTTTATGCCAGTGGTTGACATTAGACATATTAAATGCCCTTATCTATTCAGAGGCAGATACAGCCAGAGGCTAAAGGTCAGTTATTAGATCATAGGCACATCTCTTTAATTTAAACCAATAATTCACTCCAACATATAACGATTGGGACCTATGACAACAACAGTACAATTACCACTTCAGTGAAATACTGTATGGCACACACTTTTTAACAAAGCTTGGCACAATctgacattatatatatatatatatatatatatatatataatgtgtgtgtgtgtgtgtgtgcgtgtgtgagtgtatatatatatatatatttatatattccaATTATATAAGTGATGCCACGGAGGAAATCTGGGACATTATGAGTGTCATGTCTAACTGAAATATTTGTAGAATTCCTTTTACTTTACAATGTGATTAAACTCTTTAAAGAGTAATGTGCCTTATGTTTCTAAACACACAATTTAAGGGTTAATCAGACAAAGTATCTGTATCATATCCAAGATGTATGTGGGCTTTGAAACACCCATCACTCCCCCAAGTGGTAAAATTGATTAATACCACATAATTTATGTGGgcacagacacataaataaTCTGAGAAGGATTACAGGATTATTTCTTCAGaattttgttatattttctcATAACATACCACTAGCCAAATTCAGTTTAACATACCTAAAATGAAGACATATTTGACTAATAACCTTGCTAAgcaaaataatcattttcactGTCTACTCCTTGTTCAGTGTGATTTCATATGCCTTGTCCCATAGGTGAGGCTTTTGGAATTATCCGTGTGATGTACTTTGGAAGCATTTCAGTCGAATATCTATGAATGCGATACTGGATTTTGGCTAGAACATCTGCTCATCTTTCAAAGGAGATTGGATATTTCCATGTCATACCAAATTCTTctcaaacaacttttttttttcattctttttaatgaTATACTTCCATCCATCTCTTACAGTCCCCAAATCCCACCTGTGCAACAGACCAAGAACCttttcatacaaacaaaaactcgACAATGACAAACCATATCTTGGTGTTTTGGAGTCTTAAGCAGAACTTCTgccagaaatatgaaaatggttatataacaaataaaaacaaaaaaaaagaagaacaaagaaagtGAACAATTCTTGTATCGTATTCCCTTAATGATACTGGCCACATGTCTTTTTCAAAGGTCGCTTTCAATGTCAACATATTCAAGATGTTGTTTAACAAATGGTCTCAGGTTACCCCTAAAGGGAGGTACTTGTTTTGACATTGAATATGATATTTAACTTCTTAACAGTTACATCAGAATGTCAACAGTCATGCTTAAaataacaggaaaacaaactgtTAATTTTTTGCTgacatgaaatgtgaaaatgccAAAAGTTTTCACTTAATGTTCACTTACACTGAGTAAATTTCACCAGTGTAATAATTTACATGTATTTAGGTTGTGGAGACCATGATTATTTGTCACGCTTATGATATACTTGGTTGTAAATCTCAGCAGAGCAACTTTTAAGACTCAATTCATTAGAGAAAACATAAATCTTGGGTAGACTTTTATCTTCATAACATTCAACCATTCAACAAAAGATTAAccaacaaagacattttcaaacTGTGACCACCAACTTTGATGCAGGGTTGGttcaaatatattaaagttttattttttaaagaaaagacactAAATGGGTTTGAGAATGTGTAGAATAAAGGTCTCTATGCTTATCATAGGCTTTGTTCCTGAATTTCTTCAAGGGCCCACATACAACATTCATTTACATCAATAACAGTCAGTCGAGGGAATTTGCAAATCCCAGTGGTTTCATCAGAATTCCCTATTAATGTATTGTAAttgtttaaaatactgaaattttGACTGAAACAGGCAAACTTTGGGTCTAACTTTATCAGAATACATTATGAACCATCAAATCAAGTAAATCAGCCCAGATTAAACCAGGAAATCTCATTTCCATTGCAAAATGATGATTAATTAGGACATTGTTAAACTTCTTATGTGACAACCAGTGAGCAAGTCCAACCGAccacttaaatatttttcactAGCCACAAGCTTAATCTAGGAAATCCAAAACAGTCCTAGGTTTAAGACAGTTCTTCACTCTTCTAAATAAATGTACATGCTTATGGAGACACTCAACATATAAGCATGTCAAACACTTCAACTACAAACCTGAAAAGTTGCACTTACccagaaaagaaacacaaaaaaattcagctCAAAGTAATGCGTCGTTTGCATGAACTGACCAAATATGCTCAAGACAAGAACTTCAAGGTCTGACATGCAAATTATTGCACAACATGCACTTTTCTGGGCTTTAATAGGTGATGTGACAAGCAACCCGCGATAATCAATCCTGGCCTCTCCgactctttttaaaataaaaaatttggCACTCACATTAATTGAGACTTGCTGTTGTTTTCAGTAACTCTGATGTTCTGTGAACTCTCTCAtttaatgttgaaatgaaagCTTTCAACAGCTTACACAGATGGTTTTTGTGCAGTATAATCCCTGAAAACAGAATACTGTAGAGAGAGCAAAACGCTAAACGATGAAAGGGTCTCACAGTAACAACTCAGTAACAAGTATTTGGGTTTGGTAGACGCTTATTGTCACAGCCTAGTGTCAAAAACAGCTTAATCACAACTGTCGCCATAAGGGAACTGCTTAAAATGCAAGCTGGATGAAGTCTACTAAAGTAAGCTCATTGCTTTGGTTTTTCTTCAGAGAATGtggcttttgtttctttctcaaatCTATTCATGCCCTTTCTGGATGACCTGACATAGGCAGGCAAAATAATTTGGGAAAGTAATATATGGAATTGACAAAAGCACCACGGATCATCTGAGAAGCTTTGTCAGCAGTTCATTTATAATTATTCCTAAAGCAAGAATGAGGATCATGACAAAAACTGCTAGCCCACGACGGAAAATCAACTGCTTGGTGGTAAGAGGTATTCCAACAGTCTTGCTTGCTTCTCCACTGTCTACGGCTTGGTCTTCACCTTCGCTCAACCGCTCAGGATCTGTGTTTTCCACCGGTTGGTTCTGCTCTGACTCAGACTCTGGGGGTAAGCCTGGTATAAACAAGACAATTTGGGGGACGTTGATATAAATGTGGAAtgctaaatttaaaaaagcaaaaaatggTATTCCAACACACCATTTCTGGAAACAAACTCAGGAGGCAAAGActgtctgatgtctgagtgtggagaggCATTACCTTCTTCGGAGCTCTTGCTCTCCAACACATAAGCTTCACCCTCAGCAATGACTTGAACTCCTGCTCTCACCAGTGCCTGAGAAAGAGGTATAGATCACATGATTACAAACAAACGATCATTATACAGTACTATTGTGGCCTTAGCATT from Chanos chanos chromosome 8, fChaCha1.1, whole genome shotgun sequence includes the following:
- the slc47a1 gene encoding multidrug and toxin extrusion protein 1: MDKAGLSDVPGPLTGSGLAVEEMASSSRLFCCACVRRWIPLAYREELYQVLRLTGPLLVSRMLNFLLPFVNTIFCGHLGNAELAGYALASAIINVTTTATGYGLALACDTLISQTFGGKNLKQVGDILQRSILILLLFCLPCWAILINTQSILLLLQQDAEVARTAELYVLAFLPAVPAMFLHQLQVAYLQNQGIILPQMYTAAVANIINVATNYTLIFRMNLGVKGSAAANGISQITLCILLFAYIRWKKLHAKTWEGWSSAALQEWGSFMRLAIPSTLMLCFEWWIYEIGGFLAGMLGEVDLGAQHVLLELGAITYMFPMGVHAAACVRVGNALGAGDTARALITSKVTLAIVGLMAVVQGIILAPTKSVVAYIFTNDVHIVEIVSTSLTLYIFIQFFDALVCVGSGILLGCGKQKIAAVTNLICYYCIGLPLGGSLMFPAGLRIFGLWLGLLVCVTLQACFFITLIFKLNWEKVTEEAVRRAGRNHKVTFVGQNVPNRQLVIDAVVPENMNVSENVSDTGASGQKASNGTKSAGYTPVCAQDEGGAESGKAGVQDEAEEGQCKSQLSITQLVCRRGLTMVAALLILIAGVTVHLFCPLPDVYKQRTALDIGNSTTPATILNSTLS